GGATACTGTGCCTAATCAATCGGCAGATAATGAGATGGTCAGTGAATATAAGGTCGATGGCCCTTTCTTGGGCGCGTTGAAAAGAGACCTGTTGCTTTCTTATCGTCGCAAAAGTGACCTGGTTAACCCACTGATCTTCTTTCTGATGGTGGCAACACTATTTCCTCTGGGAGTGAGTCCAGATCCTGGGTTTTTAGCTGATGTTGCACCCGGTGTGGTTTGGGTCGCTGCACTGTTGGCGACCTTGTTATCGATGGATAGCTTGTTTCGTTCTGATTTTGAGGACGGCACTCTGGAGCAAATGCTGCTTAGCCCTCAGCCACTATATATGGTGGTATTGGCTAAAGTGCTTGCGCACTGGATGCTAACCGGGTTGCCGTTAACGTTGTTGGCGCCTTTGCTGGGTGTCATGTTGTTTCTACCCGCAGATGGGATGAGTGGTCTGGTGATTAGTTTATTACTGGGTACTCCTACGCTGAGTCTGGTGGGTGCAATAGGTGCAGCATTAACCGTTGGCTTGCGTAAAGGGGGGGTGTTGATTTCGCTATTGGTACTACCTCTCTATATTCCTGTGCTGATATTTGGCAGTGCTGCAGTTCAGGGAGCAGTAACAGGGCTTCCGTTAGGTGGGTATTTTGCCATATTGGGTGCGATGCTCTCGCTTGGGTTGGTGATGGCTCCGTTGGCAATTGGTGCCGCATTAAGAATTAGTGTAAGTGGGTAATAACCCTTTAAGGTTGAAAAATGGCTGATAAAAAGTGGATGCCTCGTTGGTTCTATCAACTTGCTTCTCCTCGCTGGTGTTATGACATTACAGGAAAATTACTACCGATTTTTGCTATAGCTGCTGTAGTGATGTTGGTGGCAGGTGCTGTCTGGGCCTTGGTCTTTGCTCCGGCTGATTATCAGCAGGGGAATAGCTTCCGGATAATCTATATTCATGTTCCTGCTTCTATTCTGGCGCAATCTTGTTACATGTTGATGGCTGTCGCCGGCGCGATTGGCCTGATCTGGAAAATGAAAGTCGCTGATATGGTCGCTAAGTCCTGTGCACCTATTGGCGCTACGATAGCTATTTTATCTCTGGCGACGGGTGCTATCTGGGGGAAGCCGACCTGGGGCTCCTGGTGGGTATGGGATGCTCGCTTGACCTCAATGTTGATTTTGTTCTTCCTTTATCTTGGGATAATTGCCCTTAATTCTGCTATTGAAAATGCCCAGACTGCTGCTCAGTCGACAGCGGTATTGGCTTTGGTAGGTTTGGTGAATATTCCTATCATCAAATATTCTGTGGACTGGTGGAATACATTGCATCAGCCCGCGACGTTTACACTGACTGAGCGTCCAGCAATGCCTTCAGAGATGTGGGTACCATTGTTGGTTATGGTGATCGGCTTCTACTGTTTTTTTGCCGTGGCGATGATGCTGCGCTTACGTAATGAAATTATCCAGCGCGAGCGTCGTAGCAGCTGGGTACGTGACCTGATTACCGGTTGAGGGAATTACCTTGAGTTTTGAATCATTTGCCGAATTTATCGACATGGGTGGCCATGGCCTCTATGTCTGGTTGAGCTATGCAATTGCGTTGGTTGTGATTGTTTCTAATATAGTAAATCCTTTGATGCAAAAGCGTCAGATCTTTATCGAGCAGGCCCGCAGGCTGCGCAGGGAGAATCCGAAGTCATGAACCCGAAACGTAAGCAGCGCCTGATTATCGTGTTATTTATTGTGTTTGGTGCGGCGATAGCTGTAGGACTGGTGATGTACGCGCTGAATCAGAATATTAACCTCTTTTATTCGCCAACGGATATCGTTGAGAATAAAGCGCCAGAGGGAACTCGCATAAGGGCGGGAGGTATGGTCGTTGAAGGCAGTGTGATACGTGATACTCAAAGCCTTAAGGTTACATTCGATATGACTGACTACGCTAATGCGGTGACAGTGACTTTTACGGGTATCTTGCCTGATCTGTTCCGTGAGGGGCAGGGAATCGTGGCTCAGGGAGCTATGAATAGTGAAGGTGTATTTGAGGCGGTGGAAGTACTGGCTAAGCATGATGAGAATTATATGCCGCCAGAGGTTGCTGAGGCACTGGAAAAAGCCGGCAAAATGCCTGATCAAATCCGTGCACAGGGAGCTGAGTAATTATGATTCCTGAACTGGGACAATATGCGCTGATTCTGGCGCTTTGCATGTCTGCTTTACTTGCAGTAGTACCGATGGTGGGTGCTTCTGTAGGTAATGCGTTATTGATGAATTACGCCCGGCCCTTAGCTATGGGTATGTTTTTCTTTCTTATCATTAGTATTCTTTGTTTGGGTTATTCCTTCGTTGTTGATGATTTTTCCGTCGCTTATGTTGCGACGAACTCTAATACTTTATTACCCTGGTATTATAAGATCAGTGCAATCTGGGGGGGGCATGAAGGCTCTCTATTACTCTGGGTTGTGATCCTGAGCGGCTGGACAGTCGCCGTTGCCGTAAAGAGTAAAAACCTGCCACTGGAAATTATCTCCAGGGTGCTTGGGGTGATGGGGATCACCGGTGTGGGCTTTATACTCTTCACCTTGATGACATCCAGTCCATTTGACCGTCATTTGCCACAGTTCCCCGTTGAAGGCGGAGATCTTAATCCACTACTGCAGGATATCGGCCTGATTATTCATCCGCCGATGCTGTATATGGGCTATGTAGGTTTTTCGGTTGCGTTTGCCTTTGCTATCGCTGCCTTATTAACGGGACGATTAGATTCGGCATGGGCACGCTGGTCACGCCCCTGGACATCGGTTGCCTGGGCTTTTCTGACACTGGGTATTGCTCTGGGAAGCTGGTGGGCATACTACGAGCTTGGCTGGGGCGGCTGGTGGTTCTGGGATCCGGTGGAAAATGCATCCTTTATGCCCTGGCTGGTTGGTACTGCACTGGTTCACTCTTTAGCGGTTACCGAGAAGCGCGGGGTCTTTAAAAGCTGGACTGTGCTATTAGCCATTTTTGCTTTCTCTCTGAGTTTGTTAGGTACATTTCTGGTACGTTCTGGGGTTTTAACCTCAGTACATGCTTTTGCCTCTGACCCTGATCGCGGTTATTTTATTTTGGCCTTACTGGTCATTACGATTGGCGGCTCTCTTATTCTGTACGCGGTAAAAGCCGGTAATGTGAAGAGTGAATCAAGCTTTGCGCTGCTGTCTCGCGAATCATTGCTGTTAGTCAATAATATTTTGTTAGTGGTGTCGGCGATGATGGTTCTGTTGGGGACAATCTACCCATTGATTGTCGATGCGATGGGCTGGGGTAAAATCTCAGTGGGCCCTCCGTACTTCAATTCACTCTTTGTTCCGCTGATGTTACTCGTGTCCGGAGTGTTGGGCATAGGTGTTGCGTCCCGGTGGCGAGATACGTCTGTTTCTTTTCTATTGAAGCAGCTTTGGTTACCTGCTGTAGCTAGTGTGATAGCAGGGTTATTGTCTCAGTACCTTTATGCTGGTGAGTTTAATTTAGTTGTTGCGGGTGTTATGACCCTGGTCTTTTGGGTTGTCTTCAGTAGCGTGCGAGATTTTTGGAAGAAGATCTCTGGTCGTAGCAATCTGAAAGCAGCTGTAGCCGGTATGTCACGTAGCTATTTTGGCATGATTCTGGCCCATACCGGACTGGCAGTTGCTGTGGTTGGTGTGGTGATGGTGACAACTTACAACGAAGAGCGTGATTTGAGAATGGCGCCGGGTGAGGTGCTTAGCTTTAATGAGTATCAGTTTGAGTTTATCGGAGCTAAGAAAGTTCAGGGGCCCAACTATAGTTCAGATATGGGCGTGATACGGGTCCTGTATAAGGGTGAGGTTTATGGCGAACTGAATCCGGAAAAACGCTTTTATCCGGCACGGGGTAATGTCATGACGGAAGCGGATATCGATCCAGGACTTTTCCGGGATCTGTATGTCGCTCTGGGTGAACCGCTGGGGAATGGTGCCTGGGCTGTTCGTGTTCAGCATAAGCCTTTTGTTCGCTGGCTCTGGCTTGGTGGTTTGCTGATGACAGCAGGAGGCCTCTTGGCCGCGACTGACCCTCGATACCGTAAACAAGCCCAGCGTGATGCCGCCCGTGCGGCTGCCTGATTTGATTTTTCGATAGGCATTTTTCGATAGGAATACTGATGCGCCGATTAATAGCTATTTTACCTTTAGTTCTGTTTGTGGGTTTAGGCCTGTTTCTCTGGAACGGCATAGGCAAAGACAGCACGACGATTCCCTCGCCGTTGATCGATAAGCCGATGCCGGATTTTCGTCTGACAGCGCTGCTTGATGAACAGCGGATTCTGACAGCCGCCGATCTGAAAGGGCGTCCAGCACTGCTGAATGTCTGGGCTACATGGTGTCCAACCTGTAAGCAGGAACATGCACAACTGAATCGTATTGCGCGCGATGAAGGTGTCACTATTTATGGTGTTAACTATAAGGATGATCGGGCTAAGGCGCAGGTTTGGCTGGATAAATACCTGAACCCTTATGCTCTGAATATCTTTGATCCAGAAGGTAAGCTTGGTTTGAATCTTGGCGTATATGGCGCTCCAGAAACGTTTATTCTGGATGCTCAGGGTGTTATTCGCTATAAGCACGTAGGGGCAGTTGATCAAAGGGTCTGGAGCCAGTTGCGTGAGAGAATGAAGCAGTTGGAGGGGAACTGATGCTGCGATTTTTTTGCTTAGTTGCGTTATTTTGCTTTAGTGGTTTAGCTGCTGCGGCCATCGATACTTATGAATTTAGTGATGATGCTACCCGGGAACGGTTCCAGTCTTTAGCGGCAGAATTACGCTGTCCTAAATGTCAGAATCAAAACATTGCCGATTCCAACTCCCCTATTGCAAAAGACCTACGTGTAGAACTTCATCGGATGTTAGAAGATGGTGCTGACGATGATCAGATTGTTGATTTCATGGTGACTCGCTATGGTGAATTTGTACTTTATCGCCCACGGGTATCCAACCAGACATATCTGCTTTGGTATGGGCCTGCCGCGTTATTACTGATAGGTGTCGTAGTGGTATTGGTTGTCAGTGGAAAACGAAAGAAAGTAGAGCCGGGTAAGCCGAAGAGTGGCTTGAGCGATACAGAAAAACAGCGACTTGATCAGCTATTGAAACAGGAAGAGGATAAATGACGGCGCTATGGCTAGGAATCGCACTGCTTTCACTTTTGGCAGTCGCATTTGTGTTACTTCCGGTATACCGGGCCCGACAGTTAGAGGCTGACAGCCTGCCTGATGTAAATCGTCGGGAGCTGAATATTACGATCTATCAGGAGCGTTTGTCTGAGTTGGATGCTGAATTAACAGCAGGAACTCTGGATCAGGAAAACTATGCTTCACTGAAACTGGAATTGGAACGTAACCTGCTCCAGGATGTTGATGATACGGTTGAAAGTTCGTCAACGATTGCGATTAATGTTACGCGTCAGTCAATTATTACGGCGTTTGTATTAGCTATGCTGTTACCCGCAATGGGTTTGGCTTTATACAGTCAGTATGGTCGCTCAAGTGATTTGTCCGTTGCACTGAATCAACCGGCTGATCCTTTCAATGGTAAGCAGCCTACAGTCGATGAAGCGATCGCTGCGTTGCAGGATAAGCTTACGCAGCAGCCTGAAAATCCTGAAGGTTGGTACTTGTTAGCGAATACGTTTATGAGTATGCAGAACTATACGGCTGCTGCCGAGGGTTATGCTAATGCGCTGACATACCTGCCTAAAGATGCGCCTCAGTACGCAGGGGTTAATGGTCAGTATGCTCAGGCGCTGTTTTTTGCCAGTAATGGGACAATGAATGACCAGATTCGTAAGGAAGTTGAAAAAACGCTGACGCTCGAGCCTTTTGAAGTGACCGCTTTGGGGTTGTTAGGAATAGAGGCCTATGAATCGGGTAATTATCGTGATGCCATGGGGTTCTGGCAGAAGGGGTTGCGTAATGCAACGGGTGAACAGGCTGATTCTTTGAGATCAGGCGTACGCTCTGCCCGGGATAAGCTTATAGCGGCAGGTGAGACTGTTCCGGATCTGCCTGAAATTGTGGAGGCAAAACTAGAGCTGACAGTGAGTTTAAAGCCTGAGCTTCAGAGTTTAGTCAAACCGGATATGACGGTCTTTGTCTTTGCACGACCGGTAGGCGGTCGTATGCCCCTGGCAGCAAAGCGCTTAACAGTTGCTGATTTGCCCGTATCTTTGGTTCTGGACGATAGTCTTTCTATGAGTCCGGATGCGCTGCTTTCTTCTGCCGATCAGGTTGAAGTTGTTGCACGCATATCTGCGTCAGGACAGCCTCGGCCTGCGGCTGGAGATTTGAGTGGAATGATTTCTCCTGTTGCTGTTCATGATCAAGTTGATATATTAGAACTATCTATTGATCAAGTTGTTGAATGAGTATTAGCGTTCGGCATAATAGAGATGACGAACCACGCATATAAATTTGAATAAGGGTAGCATCAGGCGATGGAATTAGGACTACGTGAATGGCTGATTATCGGTGGCGCGATAGTTGTTCTCCTGATTGTGTTGGATGGCTGGCGGCGCATGCGTGGCGGCGGCAATAATCTGAAAATGAAAATTGACAGATCTTTGTCTGATATCCCTGAGGTGCCTGATGACTCCTTTAATCCGGAATTACCCGGTGGTGGTGCGCGGGTTATCGGGCAAGAAGGGGGCGTTACTGCTCCTCCTGTTATTACTGAACCGACTATATCTACAAAACGCCAGGAGCCAGTTTTTGGAAACGATGAACTGGACCTTTCACCCGTTCGACCAGTATCGCCTGAACCAAAGCCACTAAAAAGCCCCTTAAACGAAACTCCTCAAAGGGGATATCAGTCTGATGCTCCGGAAGAACAGGATCCTCTGTTTGCCTCCGCCGATAGCTTTCCCCCTCACTCTGATGGACCTTCGTTTAATGAACTGAGTGAAGGAGTCTCTGCGGTGCGGGTGATTCCAGCAGTAAAGCCTGAGCCAGAGTTATTTGAAGAAGAGGACATTCCAGTCGTCGATGAGCCTATACTTGTTCAGCCAGAGCCAGAGCCAGAGCCAGAGCCAGAGCCAGAGCCAGAGCCAGAGCCAGAGCCAGAGCCAGAGCCAGAGCCAGAGCCAGAGCCAGAGCCAGAGCCAGAGCCAGTTGCTGATATTGAAGAACTTGAGAATGAAGATCTTTTCGCTGAGGTCGGAGAACAACCGCAAATGTTGACAGAAGAGGCGGCTGAAGAGGTTGGCGTAGTTGATCTGTTTACGGAAGGTGCGCCTTCTAACGATAGAGCTGACCTGTTTGAACCTGAGTACAGAAAAAAGCCCGCTCTCTATTCGGCAGATGAAGATGACCTGATTGCATCGTTACCTGATGGATTTCGCATAGAGACACCATCTGAAGGCTCTGTAGTGGAAGAAGATCATGATTTCGATCTTACCCGTCCGGTCAGTGAGTTAGTTCGTCCGGTAAAGGATGAGGATAACCAGCCTGAACAGACGGCAATGGAACTGCCAGAACAGCAAGCAAGTATGTTTACGCTTATGGATGATCCTGAGCCAGAATCCAAAGCAGATGAACTGGTTTTCTCTGCAATGGAAGCTGACCAGGTTGTGCCTGACGAAGGTTTGTTTGTTGATGAAGTGGCAGAGCCAGAGGCTGATGTTTTGGCCGAAGTGGGGTCGGATGCTGATAAGCTACAACAAAACGCTTCTATGATCGGCATGAAGGGACAGCCTCTGCAGAAAATACCTGAAGCAGATAAAGTGCTGGTGATCTCTGTCGTTTCTCCTGATGGTGGCGATAGCTTCGCGGGTAGCAACTTATTACAGATCGTTTTAGCCTGCGGTATGCGTTACGGTGATATGAAAATATTTCATCGTTATGAAGATGGAATCGATAAAGGCGCGATTCAGTTTAGTATGACTAACGCGCTTGAACCTGGCTATTTTGAAATTGATACGATGGATAACATAGAAACACGGGGGGTCACGTTCTTTATGTCGATGGAAGAACCTCGTGATGTTATGAATGCCTACGAATGCATGTTGGCTACTGCAGATGCGGTCGCTAAAAATCTACATGGTGTGTTGTTAGATGAAAATCGTTCCACCATGAGAGATCAAACCAAAGAACACTACCGTGAGCGTATTCGTCGTTATGAGATGCGTAAGCTGAAAAAAACTACAACCGCCTGATATCCCCAGACCACGCCCATGAATCTTGATAGTCCCGTTACGCAGCTGTTAGAACAGCTGCGCGATCAATTGCGTCATCATAATTATCAATATTATGTTCTCGATAATCCACAGCTTCCGGATGCGGAGTATGATCGGCTGTTTCAACAGTTGACGCAGTTGGAACGAGAGAATCCTGAATTAATTACCGCTGATTCGCCTACTCAAAGAGTGGGTGCTGAGCCACTGGCTGCCTTTAATCAGGTTAGCCACGAAATGCCGATGTTATCACTTGATAACGCATTCTCTGAAGAGGACATGCAGGGGTTTGAAAAGCGAGTACGGGATCGGTTGAAAATGGCCGATGATATAACACTACAATTTGCCTGTGAGCTAAAGTTAGACGGTATTGCGGTCAGTCTGCTCTATGAGAACGGGTTTTTGGTACGAGGGGCGACCCGGGGAGACGGTAGTACGGGTGAGGATATTACGCTGAATGTACGTACCATTCCTTCTATTCCGCTAAAACTGATGGGGAATGGGTATCCCGAGCGCCTTGAAGTCCGTGGTGAGATTTACATGCCCAGCAAAGGCTTTGCCCGGCTTAATGAGCTTGCGTTGAAACGCGGAGAAAAGCCTTTCGTAAATCCTCGTAATGCCGCCGCCGGTAGTCTGCGACAGCTGGACCCCAAAATTACAGCTCAGCGCCCACTGGAGATGTGTTGTTATTCGGTTGGTGTGGTTAGTGGAGGAGAGCTACCTGATACCCATGCGGCTATTCTGGAAAAGCTGGCGACATGGGGATTAAAGATCAATGCTGAAATGGCAGTGGTTGAGGGTGTTCAAGGCTGTATGGATTACTTTGAAAGGCTTTCAGTGAAGCGTAGCCAGCTATCTTATGAGATTGATGGGATAGTCTTTAAAGTGAATGCATTGGCGCTACAACAGCAGCTGGGTTTCGTCTCAAGGGCGCCTCGTTGGGCGATCGCTCATAAGTTTCCCGCTCAGGAAGAGATCACCACGGTTAATGCTATCGAGTTTCAGGTGGGAAGAACCGGCGCGATCACGCCGGTAGCCCGCTTAAAACCAGTCTTTGTCGGCGGTGTGACAGTCAGTAATGCAACGCTGCATAATATGGATGAAGTAGAGCGTCTGGACGTACGTGCAGGTGATACGGTGATTGTACGCAGAGCTGGGGATGTTATTCCCCAAGTGGTATCGGTTGTACTTGATCGTCGCATCGGATCGCCAGAGCCCGTCCATATGCTCGATCGTTGTCCTGTGTGCGACTCGGAAGTTGTTCGCATTGAAACCGAAGCGGTAGCGCGTTGCTCTGGTGGCTTAAGTTGTGCCGCTCAGCGTAAAGAAGCGTTAAAACACTATGTTTCGCGTAAGGCGATGGATATTGATGGTCTGGGTGAAAAACTAATCGATAGCCTGGTAGAAAAAGAACTGGTACACAGCCCTGCTGACCTTTACCAACTGCACCATCTGCAACTTGCGAGCATGGAGCGGATGGGGGATAAGTCTGCGACAAAGCTGTTGCAAAGTATCGAGAAAAGTAAAGCAACCGAGCTGGCAAATTTTATCTATTCATTGGGTATTCGTGAAGTGGGTGAGGCAACCGCCAGAACGCTATCGGTTCATTTTGGATCTGTTGAAGCGATAGTTGCAGCCAGTGAAGAACAGCTTCAGGAAGCCCCTGATGTTGGGCCAATTGTGGCGCAGTATATCGTGAGTTTTTTCCATCAGGTGCATAACCTTGAAGTGATAGATGCGCTACGAAATGCTGGTGTACATTGGCAGGATGTTGAGGTGGATCATCATACTCTGCCCCTGACAGGACAAACATGGGTATTAACCGGTACGCTGGAACAGATGCCCCGCGCTGAGGCTAAAAAGCAGTTGCAGGCGTTAGGTGCTAAAGTTGCAGGAAGTGTGTCCAAGAACACTGATTGCGTGGTGGCAGGGCCGGGGGCCGGCTCTAAGCTACAAAAGGCAGAAGAGTTAAGTATCCCGGTGATAGATGAGCAGCAGATGTTGGTTTTGTTAGCGAGCTACAATAATTAAATGGAGTGACTGAGTGAGATACAGACTGGTACAACTTTGTTTATTAAGTGCCTTGTTCCTGCAGGGATGCACTCAGATTACTCAGGTCGTTCCTGAACGCTTTATCACCCCGGACAATCCTTTCTGTCGCGGGCTTTATCAACATAATGACTGGCTAGATGCTGTGGTAACAACCGAGAGTCGCTGGGGGTTACCGCTGCATATAGCATTGGCAGAACTTAATATGCCCATCGGCACTGAGGCCAGTGAATACATTAGTCCCGATTCATCTGACTGGGAAGAGTATCGCCTGGCCACGGAGAACTGGAATGGTCAGTACTCTGACATTGAAACAGCGCTGGATTTCCTCGGTTGGCATGCGCAGATGGCAGCTCAGCGAAATAATTTGACAATGGACCAGGCTGGTCAGCTTTATATTGCATCGCGAATCGGTCATGGCGGGCTACATAGAATGGAGAATGATTCGGATTTACGCTTAGTCCGTGAGTCGGTAAAGGTTGATCAACGTGCTCAACAATATCGGTCTGACCTCAAATACTGCCCACGGATCAGAGAGCGTGCAGGCAGCTTCTTTCGCTTGCCTTTTTAACCGTGATAATTCCTTGGGAGCAAGTCAGTTCAGAAACCCTGACGTCAATGATTGAGGAGTTTGTTACCCGTGATGGCACCGATTATGGTGATGTTGAGGTGGGGCTTGAGACGCGCGTTGAGCAGGTTCGGTCTAAACTAAAGCAGGGTGTTGCTGTGATTTTGTTCAGCCAGAGTACAGGGCGGTGCAATATAGTAGCACGTGATAGTTTATAAGCGCTTGGGTGTTCGTGTTATGTGCGCTTTAACTCAGTGCTGAGGGTGGCTTTATGGATCAGTTAGAACAGATTACCGCGTTAATTGCGTTGACTATGGGTGTTGGCTGGGCCAGCGGCATTAATTTATACGCTACTATTCTGATGCTCGGTGTCATGGCTAATATGGGTAACCTTCAACTTCCCGCTGAGTTAGAGATTCTGGCTGACCCCATGGTGCTGATGGCAGCAGGCTTCATGTATTGTGTTGAATTCTTTGCTGACAAAGTTCCGGGTGTGGATACCGGATGGGATACGCTGCATACCTTTATCAGGATACCTGCGGGTGCTGCTTTGGCGGCTGGTGCGGTTGGTGATATGAACGGTGCGGTAGTACTCGCAGCGGCACTGGTGGGCGGGTCGCTGTCGGCAACCAGTCATGCGCTTAAAGCAGGTGGCCGAGTGATGATTAACACTTCACCAGAGCCTGTCACTAACTGGACCGCTTCTATAACAGAAGATCTGGCAGTCTTCGGGGGGTTATGGGCTGCGTTCAACTACCCCATCGCCTTTTTGGTTGGGCTGGTACTGTTTATTGCTTTAGTGGTTTGGTTGTTGCCAAAAATCTGGCGTGGTGTAAAAAAAGTATTTGCTTTTCTGGCAGGACTTTTTGGACATAAATCTGAAACTGTACAAATAGATGAGGGGGGCGCGCTACCGCATCGGAAACCGTAGCCGCTCTCAACCCTGCAGTATCTACTGATTTATGGTGCGCGGCTATCAAGCCACTCGTTGTTGATCAATGACTGA
The genomic region above belongs to Amphritea japonica ATCC BAA-1530 and contains:
- the ccmD gene encoding heme exporter protein CcmD encodes the protein MSFESFAEFIDMGGHGLYVWLSYAIALVVIVSNIVNPLMQKRQIFIEQARRLRRENPKS
- the ccmB gene encoding heme exporter protein CcmB: MVSEYKVDGPFLGALKRDLLLSYRRKSDLVNPLIFFLMVATLFPLGVSPDPGFLADVAPGVVWVAALLATLLSMDSLFRSDFEDGTLEQMLLSPQPLYMVVLAKVLAHWMLTGLPLTLLAPLLGVMLFLPADGMSGLVISLLLGTPTLSLVGAIGAALTVGLRKGGVLISLLVLPLYIPVLIFGSAAVQGAVTGLPLGGYFAILGAMLSLGLVMAPLAIGAALRISVSG
- a CDS encoding heme lyase CcmF/NrfE family subunit translates to MIPELGQYALILALCMSALLAVVPMVGASVGNALLMNYARPLAMGMFFFLIISILCLGYSFVVDDFSVAYVATNSNTLLPWYYKISAIWGGHEGSLLLWVVILSGWTVAVAVKSKNLPLEIISRVLGVMGITGVGFILFTLMTSSPFDRHLPQFPVEGGDLNPLLQDIGLIIHPPMLYMGYVGFSVAFAFAIAALLTGRLDSAWARWSRPWTSVAWAFLTLGIALGSWWAYYELGWGGWWFWDPVENASFMPWLVGTALVHSLAVTEKRGVFKSWTVLLAIFAFSLSLLGTFLVRSGVLTSVHAFASDPDRGYFILALLVITIGGSLILYAVKAGNVKSESSFALLSRESLLLVNNILLVVSAMMVLLGTIYPLIVDAMGWGKISVGPPYFNSLFVPLMLLVSGVLGIGVASRWRDTSVSFLLKQLWLPAVASVIAGLLSQYLYAGEFNLVVAGVMTLVFWVVFSSVRDFWKKISGRSNLKAAVAGMSRSYFGMILAHTGLAVAVVGVVMVTTYNEERDLRMAPGEVLSFNEYQFEFIGAKKVQGPNYSSDMGVIRVLYKGEVYGELNPEKRFYPARGNVMTEADIDPGLFRDLYVALGEPLGNGAWAVRVQHKPFVRWLWLGGLLMTAGGLLAATDPRYRKQAQRDAARAAA
- a CDS encoding YheU family protein, with the protein product MIIPWEQVSSETLTSMIEEFVTRDGTDYGDVEVGLETRVEQVRSKLKQGVAVILFSQSTGRCNIVARDSL
- a CDS encoding cytochrome c-type biogenesis protein yields the protein MLRFFCLVALFCFSGLAAAAIDTYEFSDDATRERFQSLAAELRCPKCQNQNIADSNSPIAKDLRVELHRMLEDGADDDQIVDFMVTRYGEFVLYRPRVSNQTYLLWYGPAALLLIGVVVVLVVSGKRKKVEPGKPKSGLSDTEKQRLDQLLKQEEDK
- the zipA gene encoding cell division protein ZipA, which gives rise to MELGLREWLIIGGAIVVLLIVLDGWRRMRGGGNNLKMKIDRSLSDIPEVPDDSFNPELPGGGARVIGQEGGVTAPPVITEPTISTKRQEPVFGNDELDLSPVRPVSPEPKPLKSPLNETPQRGYQSDAPEEQDPLFASADSFPPHSDGPSFNELSEGVSAVRVIPAVKPEPELFEEEDIPVVDEPILVQPEPEPEPEPEPEPEPEPEPEPEPEPEPEPEPEPEPVADIEELENEDLFAEVGEQPQMLTEEAAEEVGVVDLFTEGAPSNDRADLFEPEYRKKPALYSADEDDLIASLPDGFRIETPSEGSVVEEDHDFDLTRPVSELVRPVKDEDNQPEQTAMELPEQQASMFTLMDDPEPESKADELVFSAMEADQVVPDEGLFVDEVAEPEADVLAEVGSDADKLQQNASMIGMKGQPLQKIPEADKVLVISVVSPDGGDSFAGSNLLQIVLACGMRYGDMKIFHRYEDGIDKGAIQFSMTNALEPGYFEIDTMDNIETRGVTFFMSMEEPRDVMNAYECMLATADAVAKNLHGVLLDENRSTMRDQTKEHYRERIRRYEMRKLKKTTTA
- the ccmI gene encoding c-type cytochrome biogenesis protein CcmI, which codes for MTALWLGIALLSLLAVAFVLLPVYRARQLEADSLPDVNRRELNITIYQERLSELDAELTAGTLDQENYASLKLELERNLLQDVDDTVESSSTIAINVTRQSIITAFVLAMLLPAMGLALYSQYGRSSDLSVALNQPADPFNGKQPTVDEAIAALQDKLTQQPENPEGWYLLANTFMSMQNYTAAAEGYANALTYLPKDAPQYAGVNGQYAQALFFASNGTMNDQIRKEVEKTLTLEPFEVTALGLLGIEAYESGNYRDAMGFWQKGLRNATGEQADSLRSGVRSARDKLIAAGETVPDLPEIVEAKLELTVSLKPELQSLVKPDMTVFVFARPVGGRMPLAAKRLTVADLPVSLVLDDSLSMSPDALLSSADQVEVVARISASGQPRPAAGDLSGMISPVAVHDQVDILELSIDQVVE
- a CDS encoding DsbE family thiol:disulfide interchange protein, with product MRRLIAILPLVLFVGLGLFLWNGIGKDSTTIPSPLIDKPMPDFRLTALLDEQRILTAADLKGRPALLNVWATWCPTCKQEHAQLNRIARDEGVTIYGVNYKDDRAKAQVWLDKYLNPYALNIFDPEGKLGLNLGVYGAPETFILDAQGVIRYKHVGAVDQRVWSQLRERMKQLEGN
- the ccmE gene encoding cytochrome c maturation protein CcmE, yielding MNPKRKQRLIIVLFIVFGAAIAVGLVMYALNQNINLFYSPTDIVENKAPEGTRIRAGGMVVEGSVIRDTQSLKVTFDMTDYANAVTVTFTGILPDLFREGQGIVAQGAMNSEGVFEAVEVLAKHDENYMPPEVAEALEKAGKMPDQIRAQGAE
- a CDS encoding heme ABC transporter permease — translated: MADKKWMPRWFYQLASPRWCYDITGKLLPIFAIAAVVMLVAGAVWALVFAPADYQQGNSFRIIYIHVPASILAQSCYMLMAVAGAIGLIWKMKVADMVAKSCAPIGATIAILSLATGAIWGKPTWGSWWVWDARLTSMLILFFLYLGIIALNSAIENAQTAAQSTAVLALVGLVNIPIIKYSVDWWNTLHQPATFTLTERPAMPSEMWVPLLVMVIGFYCFFAVAMMLRLRNEIIQRERRSSWVRDLITG
- the ligA gene encoding NAD-dependent DNA ligase LigA, translated to MNLDSPVTQLLEQLRDQLRHHNYQYYVLDNPQLPDAEYDRLFQQLTQLERENPELITADSPTQRVGAEPLAAFNQVSHEMPMLSLDNAFSEEDMQGFEKRVRDRLKMADDITLQFACELKLDGIAVSLLYENGFLVRGATRGDGSTGEDITLNVRTIPSIPLKLMGNGYPERLEVRGEIYMPSKGFARLNELALKRGEKPFVNPRNAAAGSLRQLDPKITAQRPLEMCCYSVGVVSGGELPDTHAAILEKLATWGLKINAEMAVVEGVQGCMDYFERLSVKRSQLSYEIDGIVFKVNALALQQQLGFVSRAPRWAIAHKFPAQEEITTVNAIEFQVGRTGAITPVARLKPVFVGGVTVSNATLHNMDEVERLDVRAGDTVIVRRAGDVIPQVVSVVLDRRIGSPEPVHMLDRCPVCDSEVVRIETEAVARCSGGLSCAAQRKEALKHYVSRKAMDIDGLGEKLIDSLVEKELVHSPADLYQLHHLQLASMERMGDKSATKLLQSIEKSKATELANFIYSLGIREVGEATARTLSVHFGSVEAIVAASEEQLQEAPDVGPIVAQYIVSFFHQVHNLEVIDALRNAGVHWQDVEVDHHTLPLTGQTWVLTGTLEQMPRAEAKKQLQALGAKVAGSVSKNTDCVVAGPGAGSKLQKAEELSIPVIDEQQMLVLLASYNN